A single uncultured Acetobacterium sp. DNA region contains:
- a CDS encoding flavodoxin, with translation MELVDKIGVIYWSYKESTEIMAEKISNGIDEAGCKAILVNVVDFDINSIDTYDKIVLGCPAMTGEALEKTEFEPFFKAISSHLKGKKVALFGSHGWGAGEWMDDWENRVKDLGAILFDKGLTILGEPDKNGRHQCVEYGKAFAEF, from the coding sequence ATGGAACTGGTAGACAAAATTGGCGTCATATATTGGAGTTATAAGGAAAGCACTGAGATTATGGCTGAAAAAATATCAAATGGGATTGATGAAGCCGGATGCAAAGCAATTTTAGTTAACGTGGTTGACTTTGATATTAACAGCATCGATACATATGATAAAATTGTGCTGGGTTGTCCGGCAATGACCGGAGAAGCGCTTGAAAAAACCGAATTTGAGCCTTTTTTCAAAGCGATTTCCAGTCATCTGAAAGGAAAGAAGGTAGCCCTTTTCGGATCCCATGGATGGGGTGCTGGTGAGTGGATGGATGATTGGGAGAACCGGGTGAAAGATCTGGGAGCAATTCTCTTTGATAAGGGATTAACCATTCTAGGCGAACCAGATAAAAATGGTCGACATCAGTGCGTTGAGTATGGAAAAGCGTTTGCAGAATTTTAA
- the glnA gene encoding type I glutamate--ammonia ligase, whose protein sequence is MSLAKKTIEVLEFIEANDVKFIRLQFCDLFGQNRNIAITAMQIERALNSGIPFDASLVVGFSESKLTDLVLYPDISTIQILPWRPQQGKVARILCDIRYPNGESFEADSRYILKETIKQAETLGYQFNISTECEFYLFKQDENGDPTTIPTDQAGYFDLAPYDRGENTRREICLTLEDMGFEIESSRHEAGRGQHEIDFKYDDALSSADKIMTFKTVVKTIAQRNGVHASFLPKPLMDEPGSGMHIHVSLSKNGQELFENNNGQLSDEARYFMAGVLAHVKGLTAVANPLVNSYKRLTGGKEAPRHIGWGFGNRSPLIRIPMELDDYSRFELRSPDPTCNPYLTFALILAAGLEGIKNKTPLMNELVFGEDEITKNVQTDERIEELPITLMDALAEMRADPLISDVLGVNLAKKYIELKTAEWMDYIKTVHPWEIDRYLSIY, encoded by the coding sequence ATGAGTTTAGCAAAAAAAACGATTGAAGTATTAGAATTCATCGAAGCCAACGATGTGAAATTTATCCGTCTTCAATTTTGTGATCTTTTTGGACAAAATCGAAATATTGCAATTACAGCGATGCAAATTGAACGAGCCTTAAACAGTGGAATTCCCTTTGATGCCTCATTAGTCGTCGGATTTTCCGAATCCAAGTTGACTGATTTGGTGCTCTATCCGGACATCAGCACCATTCAAATTTTACCTTGGCGGCCACAACAGGGGAAGGTAGCCCGAATTCTCTGCGACATTCGTTATCCCAATGGGGAGAGTTTTGAAGCGGACAGTCGCTATATTTTGAAAGAAACCATTAAACAGGCAGAAACCTTAGGTTACCAATTCAACATCAGTACTGAATGCGAATTTTATCTGTTCAAACAGGACGAAAATGGTGATCCAACAACCATTCCTACTGATCAGGCCGGATATTTTGATCTGGCGCCCTATGACCGGGGCGAAAATACCCGTCGGGAAATCTGTCTGACCCTGGAAGATATGGGCTTTGAGATTGAAAGCTCCCGCCATGAAGCCGGCCGGGGACAACATGAAATTGACTTTAAATACGATGATGCCTTGTCATCGGCAGATAAGATCATGACGTTTAAAACGGTGGTCAAAACAATCGCCCAGCGAAATGGGGTGCATGCCTCATTTCTGCCCAAGCCACTGATGGATGAACCGGGAAGTGGTATGCATATCCATGTATCGCTCTCAAAAAATGGACAGGAATTATTTGAAAATAATAATGGTCAACTTTCCGATGAAGCCAGATATTTTATGGCCGGCGTATTAGCTCATGTAAAAGGCTTGACCGCCGTGGCAAATCCCCTGGTTAACAGTTACAAACGCTTGACCGGTGGTAAAGAGGCACCCCGTCATATTGGCTGGGGCTTTGGCAATCGCTCACCGCTGATTCGCATTCCGATGGAGTTGGATGACTATTCCCGGTTTGAACTCAGAAGCCCAGACCCGACTTGTAACCCCTATCTGACCTTTGCTTTAATTCTGGCAGCTGGTCTGGAAGGAATTAAAAATAAGACGCCATTGATGAATGAACTGGTTTTTGGGGAGGACGAAATTACGAAAAATGTCCAGACCGATGAACGGATTGAAGAATTGCCGATTACCTTGATGGATGCTCTGGCTGAGATGCGTGCCGATCCATTAATCAGCGATGTTCTGGGAGTCAATCTGGCAAAAAAATACATTGAACTGAAAACCGCTGAATGGATGGACTATATTAAAACTGTTCATCCCTGGGAAATTGATCGTTACCTTTCAATTTATTAA
- a CDS encoding glutamine synthetase III: MPNNVTENVADLFGSKVFNAGVMRKRLPKHIYASLLKTMKEDLPLEENVAEVVANAMKDWALELGATHFTHWFHPMTGVTAEKHDAFISPTEDGKVIMEFSGKELIKGEPDASSFPSGGLRATFEARGYTAWDPTSYAFLKGTTLYIPTVFCSYSGEVLDKKTPLLRSMEALDTHATRILKLFGKDVKKVTTTIGAEQEYFLIERDMFKKRKDLILTGRTLFGAKSPKGQEMETHYFGKIRGRVANYMAELDRELWSLGIASKTRHNEVAPAQHELAPIFTNTNVATDNNQLIMEFMQRVAYRHDLACLLHEKPFEGVNGSGKHNNFSMSTNTGENLLEPGPKPAENKQFLLFLCATIEAVYKYSEMLRINIANAGNDHRLGANEAPPAIVSIFLGEQLTAALKSIETGKPVKEAKDLVMELGVTTLPKFIIDATDRNRTSPFAFTGNKFEFRMLGSNQSIAGPNITLNTIVADVLADYADVLEKADDFDTALNALLQKSVKENKNIVFNGNNYSEEWVEEAARRGLPNLKNTPEALAEFTSEKNIKLFARHNIFTPAEMNSRYEIHLEEYSKTINIEALTMLNLAKREISPAVFTYTKEVVDTLVAKKAIGAAIDDSAEATLAERLSKLSGELIKAIDFLDETLAGVENTENPQAEADYFCAKVLPAMEALRTVADSLETIVAEKYWPFPTYEDILFYV, encoded by the coding sequence GTGCCAAATAATGTAACTGAAAATGTCGCCGATCTTTTTGGATCAAAAGTTTTTAATGCCGGGGTTATGCGCAAGCGCTTACCAAAACATATTTATGCTTCATTGTTAAAAACCATGAAAGAGGATTTACCTCTGGAAGAAAATGTTGCTGAAGTTGTTGCAAATGCGATGAAAGACTGGGCTCTGGAATTAGGCGCTACTCACTTCACGCATTGGTTCCACCCAATGACAGGTGTTACTGCTGAAAAGCATGATGCCTTCATCAGTCCAACTGAAGATGGTAAAGTCATTATGGAATTCTCCGGTAAAGAACTGATTAAGGGCGAACCGGATGCTTCTTCTTTCCCATCTGGCGGACTTCGAGCTACTTTTGAAGCCCGTGGCTATACTGCTTGGGATCCCACATCCTATGCCTTCCTTAAAGGAACAACCCTTTACATACCAACCGTCTTTTGTTCTTACTCTGGTGAAGTTCTTGATAAAAAAACACCATTGTTACGTTCCATGGAAGCCCTTGACACTCATGCTACCCGCATCTTAAAGCTGTTCGGAAAAGATGTCAAAAAGGTAACAACCACGATTGGTGCTGAACAGGAATACTTCCTGATCGAACGGGATATGTTCAAAAAACGAAAAGACTTAATTCTTACCGGCCGAACCCTATTTGGCGCAAAATCCCCTAAAGGCCAAGAGATGGAAACACACTATTTCGGTAAAATCCGTGGTCGTGTTGCTAACTATATGGCAGAATTGGATCGTGAATTATGGAGCTTAGGGATTGCTTCTAAAACCCGTCATAATGAAGTTGCTCCAGCCCAACATGAATTAGCTCCTATTTTTACAAATACCAATGTTGCTACTGATAATAACCAATTAATCATGGAATTCATGCAGCGAGTCGCTTATCGTCATGATCTGGCATGTCTGCTTCATGAAAAACCTTTTGAAGGTGTAAATGGCTCAGGAAAACACAATAACTTCTCCATGTCTACCAATACTGGTGAAAATCTGTTAGAGCCTGGTCCAAAACCAGCTGAAAACAAACAATTTTTACTGTTCCTTTGTGCAACCATTGAAGCAGTTTACAAATACAGTGAAATGCTTCGAATTAATATTGCCAACGCCGGTAATGATCACCGTTTAGGCGCTAATGAAGCACCACCAGCAATCGTTTCTATTTTCCTTGGCGAACAATTGACAGCAGCACTTAAATCCATCGAAACTGGAAAACCAGTCAAAGAAGCAAAAGATCTGGTTATGGAACTTGGCGTTACCACCTTGCCAAAATTCATTATCGATGCTACTGATCGAAATAGAACCTCCCCATTTGCATTTACCGGAAATAAGTTTGAATTCCGTATGTTAGGTTCCAACCAATCAATCGCTGGACCAAACATTACTTTAAATACCATTGTTGCCGACGTTTTAGCTGATTATGCCGATGTCCTGGAAAAAGCTGATGATTTTGATACTGCATTAAATGCACTACTTCAAAAATCTGTTAAAGAAAATAAAAACATTGTCTTCAATGGCAATAACTACTCAGAAGAATGGGTTGAAGAAGCGGCCCGACGTGGTCTTCCAAACTTAAAGAATACTCCAGAAGCTTTAGCTGAATTCACTTCTGAGAAAAATATTAAGCTTTTTGCACGACATAATATCTTTACCCCAGCCGAAATGAATTCTCGTTATGAAATTCATTTAGAAGAATACAGCAAAACCATTAACATTGAAGCATTAACCATGCTTAACCTGGCTAAACGTGAAATTTCACCAGCAGTATTTACCTACACAAAAGAAGTTGTTGATACCTTGGTTGCCAAAAAAGCCATTGGTGCTGCCATTGATGATTCTGCTGAAGCAACGCTGGCCGAAAGATTATCCAAACTTTCTGGCGAGCTCATTAAAGCCATTGATTTCTTAGATGAAACCCTTGCGGGCGTAGAAAATACTGAAAATCCTCAAGCAGAAGCCGACTATTTCTGTGCCAAAGTCCTTCCTGCCATGGAAGCACTGCGAACTGTTGCGGATTCTCTTGAAACCATTGTGGCTGAAAAATACTGGCCATTCCCAACTTACGAAGACATTCTGTTCTACGTATAA
- a CDS encoding ANTAR domain-containing protein, translating to MSSVLLVCKQEDVIRGLADILRPMNFQLIDSATSAAEGRRRLQEIEYDLVIVNTPLGDEFGVDFAVDILEKYMVGVILIVKSELVDHVEEKLIDTAAFVVPKPLNRQLLVQNIRFVCQSREKIQRLQNQNQALKTKIDDLGVVYRGKLFLMGHLDMTEDQAHRYIQKKAMDMRTSPRKVAEQIIKTYDKK from the coding sequence ATGAGCAGCGTATTGTTGGTATGTAAACAGGAGGACGTAATCCGTGGGCTGGCCGATATTTTACGCCCAATGAATTTTCAATTAATCGACTCGGCAACTTCTGCCGCAGAAGGCCGACGGCGGCTTCAGGAAATTGAATATGATCTGGTGATTGTAAACACCCCTTTAGGCGATGAATTTGGTGTTGATTTTGCTGTTGATATTTTGGAGAAATATATGGTTGGGGTCATTCTGATCGTCAAAAGCGAATTAGTCGATCACGTGGAAGAAAAACTCATTGATACGGCGGCTTTCGTGGTCCCCAAACCTTTAAATCGACAGTTATTGGTTCAAAACATCCGTTTTGTCTGTCAGTCCCGTGAAAAAATTCAGCGCTTGCAAAATCAGAATCAGGCGTTAAAAACAAAAATTGATGATTTGGGTGTTGTCTATCGCGGAAAACTTTTTTTAATGGGCCACCTGGACATGACCGAAGATCAGGCGCACCGATATATTCAAAAAAAAGCCATGGATATGCGGACATCTCCGCGAAAGGTTGCGGAACAGATTATCAAAACTTATGATAAGAAGTAA
- the carA gene encoding glutamine-hydrolyzing carbamoyl-phosphate synthase small subunit produces the protein MSYYKRDKRAWLVLSDGSVFEGYNFGCEGTTIGEIVFTTGMTGYQEVLTDPSYYGQIVLQTYPLIGNYGINADDMESERSWINGYITKEWCEEPSNFRNTHNINEFMIEQDKIGIWDVDTRAITRVIREHGTMNGAITTEDIETTKEALLEKIRDFKVVDPVQAVTRKNKGWYYSQVNRANHVALIDYGYKHNILRMLLRLGCNVTVMPANTTIEEIRMLNPDGIMLSNGPGDPAENVQIIENLKDFIKYGKPIFGICLGHQLLALAMGGETFKLKYGHRGMNQPVKDITRDRVFITSQNHGYAVVPESISAEVGKVTHFNLNDGTCEGIEYQDINSFTVQFHPEASAGPNDTGYLFEQFTDLMERGQQGCL, from the coding sequence ATGTCTTATTACAAACGAGATAAGCGGGCCTGGCTGGTGCTGTCGGATGGCAGCGTTTTTGAGGGCTATAATTTTGGGTGCGAAGGCACCACCATTGGCGAAATCGTCTTTACTACCGGGATGACCGGTTATCAGGAGGTGTTAACAGATCCGTCCTATTATGGGCAGATTGTGCTGCAAACCTATCCCTTAATTGGTAACTATGGGATTAATGCGGACGACATGGAATCGGAGCGCAGCTGGATTAATGGTTATATCACCAAAGAATGGTGTGAAGAACCATCAAATTTCAGAAATACCCATAACATTAATGAATTTATGATTGAGCAGGATAAAATCGGCATCTGGGATGTGGATACCCGAGCGATTACCCGAGTCATTCGGGAACATGGGACGATGAACGGCGCCATTACCACTGAAGACATTGAAACCACCAAAGAAGCCCTGCTGGAAAAAATCCGGGACTTCAAAGTGGTCGATCCGGTGCAAGCGGTTACCCGCAAAAACAAAGGCTGGTATTACAGTCAGGTCAATCGGGCCAACCATGTCGCCCTGATTGATTATGGGTACAAACACAATATTTTACGAATGCTGCTGCGTTTAGGCTGTAACGTAACCGTGATGCCGGCCAACACCACGATTGAGGAAATTCGGATGCTTAATCCGGATGGCATCATGCTATCTAACGGACCGGGAGATCCCGCCGAAAATGTCCAAATCATCGAAAACCTCAAAGATTTTATCAAATACGGCAAACCGATTTTCGGTATCTGCCTGGGACATCAGCTGCTGGCGTTAGCCATGGGCGGCGAAACCTTTAAGTTGAAATATGGACACCGAGGCATGAACCAGCCGGTTAAAGATATCACCCGAGACCGCGTTTTTATTACCAGTCAGAACCATGGTTATGCCGTCGTTCCCGAAAGTATTTCAGCAGAAGTGGGTAAGGTAACTCACTTTAACTTAAATGACGGCACCTGCGAAGGTATCGAGTATCAGGACATCAATTCCTTTACGGTACAGTTTCACCCTGAAGCCAGTGCCGGTCCCAACGATACCGGCTATTTATTTGAACAATTTACTGATCTTATGGAAAGGGGGCAACAAGGATGCCTTTAA
- a CDS encoding GTPase: protein MKDYRPDDFDFNQTLGEITQGIKKPNILICGATGAGKSSVVNYVFGEAVAKIGHGIPVTRGITKFQQEDVGVVLYDTEGYEIGTEKVSNYKRNVESWVDQFRGNGSEPHLTIKNKDSNTDLSNQIHEVWYCISAANKRVTDMDIDVIQMLGGKKLPLAVVLTQIDNVDAEELQAMEEAIRNNCQVEFFRTSVSDDEAVISALNDYLQWDELIKWAIDHLDESLREGFISALKGNLAAKKQLINHKIIPLYTSGAAGVALTPIPFSDAALLVPIQIKMSLHIMKTYGLDQKLGNLSSLVGSVVVSESGRLLAQTLSANLFKLIPGVGTAIGTTVNTAVAASFTAAMGYAISEICFRCATAVFEEGKEIEWTDYFNGENIGKLMAEWFKVARRG, encoded by the coding sequence ATGAAAGACTATCGACCAGACGATTTTGATTTTAATCAAACCCTTGGAGAAATCACCCAAGGAATAAAAAAACCAAACATCTTGATTTGCGGAGCCACCGGAGCAGGAAAAAGTTCGGTGGTGAATTATGTTTTTGGGGAAGCTGTGGCAAAGATCGGTCATGGAATTCCGGTAACCCGGGGGATTACAAAATTTCAGCAGGAAGATGTTGGGGTGGTGCTTTACGACACCGAAGGCTATGAAATCGGAACCGAAAAGGTGTCAAATTATAAACGCAATGTGGAAAGCTGGGTGGATCAGTTCAGAGGAAATGGCTCAGAACCACACCTGACAATTAAGAATAAAGACAGCAACACAGATTTAAGCAATCAGATCCATGAGGTCTGGTACTGTATTTCCGCTGCTAATAAACGGGTTACGGACATGGACATCGACGTGATCCAGATGCTTGGCGGAAAAAAACTGCCGCTGGCCGTGGTGTTGACCCAAATTGATAACGTCGATGCAGAAGAACTTCAGGCCATGGAAGAGGCCATTCGCAATAATTGTCAAGTTGAATTTTTTAGAACCAGCGTGTCCGATGATGAAGCGGTTATTAGTGCTTTAAATGATTATCTGCAATGGGATGAACTCATTAAATGGGCCATCGACCATTTGGACGAATCCTTGCGGGAGGGTTTTATCAGCGCCCTCAAAGGAAATCTGGCAGCTAAAAAGCAACTGATTAACCATAAAATTATTCCGCTTTACACCAGTGGAGCGGCTGGGGTTGCTCTGACTCCCATTCCCTTTTCGGATGCAGCACTGCTGGTACCGATCCAAATCAAAATGTCGCTGCATATTATGAAAACCTACGGATTGGATCAAAAACTGGGGAATCTTTCATCGCTGGTGGGTTCGGTGGTGGTTTCCGAATCGGGCCGGTTATTGGCGCAAACCCTGAGTGCCAATCTATTTAAACTAATTCCCGGGGTGGGAACCGCCATTGGTACCACGGTTAACACCGCAGTGGCAGCCAGTTTTACTGCTGCTATGGGATATGCCATTTCGGAGATTTGTTTTCGCTGTGCCACCGCAGTATTTGAGGAGGGCAAGGAAATTGAATGGACAGACTATTTTAATGGCGAAAATATCGGCAAATTAATGGCTGAGTGGTTTAAGGTTGCCAGACGTGGATAA
- a CDS encoding GTPase domain-containing protein translates to MDKICETNVLILGKTGVGKTSLFNYLFGVDLMKTGAGRPVTGMGLFEETIALNPNLILHLYDSWGLEADKSESWKALIQAALDQHNVREIKDWFHTIIYCLSAKAARVEDFDLEMINTLARDGNPVLVVFTHCDAMNVKPSIEAMQKVITEKTSVQNQDIVEVSNHAKKLLSGKQTEAFGKEQIIHRIKVNLLGSISSKMPKILEDIGHQKIDQWYRDCLEVVEKNVGFLNPSSAKKEQARNRYFDIYAQDIFDEITKESDALFNEAYDYYNAFSSQFFGNALVEVSNQQKTPQITHFQIKKGDKIASTIAGTIFLAIPVVGLLGKFAIREKTKAYYREGLRHNKALLENLLESCVAILKDELKKINSRLSIEA, encoded by the coding sequence GTGGATAAAATTTGCGAAACTAACGTGCTAATTCTGGGAAAAACCGGGGTTGGTAAGACATCGCTGTTTAATTACCTTTTTGGTGTAGATCTGATGAAAACCGGAGCCGGTCGACCGGTTACCGGAATGGGGTTGTTTGAGGAAACCATTGCCCTAAATCCTAATCTCATTTTGCATCTTTATGATTCCTGGGGACTGGAAGCTGATAAATCTGAAAGTTGGAAAGCCCTGATCCAGGCGGCGCTTGATCAGCACAATGTCCGGGAAATCAAAGATTGGTTTCATACCATTATTTATTGTCTTTCGGCTAAAGCTGCCCGGGTGGAAGACTTTGATCTGGAGATGATTAACACCCTGGCCAGGGATGGAAATCCGGTGCTGGTGGTATTCACTCACTGTGATGCAATGAATGTGAAGCCGTCCATTGAGGCCATGCAAAAAGTCATCACTGAGAAAACTTCAGTGCAAAATCAGGATATTGTGGAAGTATCCAATCATGCGAAAAAGCTCCTCAGCGGTAAGCAAACCGAAGCTTTTGGAAAAGAACAGATCATCCATCGGATCAAGGTTAATCTGTTGGGCTCTATTTCCAGCAAAATGCCTAAAATTCTGGAAGACATTGGTCATCAAAAAATAGATCAATGGTACCGGGATTGTCTGGAAGTTGTCGAAAAAAATGTGGGTTTTTTAAATCCATCATCAGCAAAAAAAGAGCAGGCACGCAACCGGTATTTTGACATCTATGCCCAGGATATTTTTGATGAAATTACCAAAGAATCGGATGCCTTATTTAATGAAGCGTATGACTACTATAATGCTTTCAGCAGTCAATTCTTCGGAAATGCCCTGGTAGAAGTCAGTAATCAGCAGAAAACACCGCAAATTACCCATTTTCAGATTAAAAAAGGCGACAAGATTGCCTCAACCATTGCCGGGACAATCTTTTTAGCGATACCGGTAGTAGGACTGTTAGGTAAATTTGCCATCCGTGAAAAAACCAAGGCTTACTATCGCGAAGGACTAAGGCATAATAAAGCATTACTGGAAAATCTGCTGGAGTCATGCGTGGCTATTTTGAAGGATGAATTAAAAAAGATCAATTCTAGGTTATCGATAGAAGCATAA
- a CDS encoding adenylosuccinate synthase gives MSISVLVGAQWGDEGKGKMVDYFAKQSDLIVRFQGGDNAGHTVINDYGIFKLHLIPCGVFNKDCQCLIGTGVVVNPDVLLEEMQQIIEAKVSLEGLKISAKAHILMPYHQKLDELMEASGGIGTTKRGIGQAYAYKAMRKSLRFEDLLNLENAKKKLETIVPVVNDQMASYKIEPYTVEALYAKCEFWAKTFGHMIVNPVGYLHDMIDADKNILFEGQLGAMKDIDLGIFPYVTSSNPIAAYAAVSGGFPAKKINNVIGVAKAFSSAVGAGPFPTEEFGGTIDMLRGTGEKPDDEFGARTGRSRRLGWLDIPVLKYTHAINGYDELALCKIDKLDDLPEIKICVDYKLDGKLIKDFPNTEDLERVEPVYITLPGWLSDTTKIRQVEDLPENAKKYIKTIEDLVGTTIAYVGVGPNREDLAIR, from the coding sequence ATGTCGATTTCTGTATTAGTTGGCGCCCAATGGGGCGATGAAGGCAAAGGCAAAATGGTGGACTATTTCGCCAAACAGTCTGATTTAATTGTTCGGTTTCAAGGAGGCGACAACGCAGGTCATACTGTTATTAATGATTATGGTATTTTCAAGCTTCATTTAATTCCCTGTGGTGTGTTTAACAAAGACTGTCAATGTTTAATCGGGACAGGCGTTGTGGTCAACCCCGATGTTTTACTTGAAGAAATGCAACAGATCATTGAAGCAAAGGTAAGCCTGGAAGGTCTTAAAATATCGGCTAAAGCTCATATCCTCATGCCCTATCACCAAAAACTGGATGAATTAATGGAAGCCAGTGGCGGAATTGGTACCACTAAGCGTGGTATTGGTCAAGCCTATGCTTATAAGGCGATGCGAAAAAGTCTGCGCTTTGAAGATTTGTTGAATCTGGAAAATGCGAAAAAGAAATTGGAAACCATTGTGCCGGTCGTCAACGATCAAATGGCTTCCTATAAGATAGAGCCCTATACGGTGGAAGCACTCTACGCTAAATGCGAGTTTTGGGCCAAAACGTTTGGACATATGATCGTCAATCCGGTTGGTTACTTACATGATATGATCGATGCGGATAAAAATATTCTTTTTGAGGGCCAATTGGGCGCGATGAAAGATATTGATCTGGGAATCTTCCCCTATGTAACATCCTCTAACCCGATTGCGGCTTATGCGGCCGTGAGTGGCGGATTTCCTGCTAAAAAAATAAATAATGTCATTGGCGTGGCGAAAGCCTTTTCCAGTGCCGTGGGCGCTGGTCCTTTCCCAACCGAAGAGTTTGGTGGCACCATTGATATGTTACGGGGAACTGGCGAAAAGCCGGATGATGAGTTTGGTGCCAGAACGGGCCGCTCCCGTCGATTAGGCTGGTTGGATATTCCGGTTTTAAAATATACCCATGCGATTAACGGGTATGATGAACTGGCCTTATGTAAAATTGATAAATTAGATGATCTGCCGGAAATTAAAATCTGTGTGGATTATAAATTAGATGGAAAATTAATCAAAGATTTTCCGAATACTGAAGATTTAGAACGGGTTGAACCGGTTTACATCACGCTTCCCGGTTGGTTGAGTGATACCACAAAAATTCGTCAAGTCGAAGATTTACCAGAGAATGCAAAAAAATACATTAAAACAATTGAAGACTTGGTTGGAACGACCATTGCCTATGTGGGCGTTGGCCCGAACCGAGAGGACTTAGCAATTCGATAA
- a CDS encoding 5'-nucleotidase, whose translation MHKFKNCLVVGISSRALFDLEEENQIFNQEGVEAYTKYQIEHENDLLKPGTGFALIKALLKLNQIGSEERKTEIIVMSRNNADSSLRIFNSIKHYNLDITRAALVSGALLAPYLEAFNTDLFLSANEEDVQEAINAGVAAGIIYTQHLAYEEVTEIDQIRIAFDGDAVLFSDESELIYKSQGIEAFQANEIKNARKPLPAGPFAKFLKTLSAIQKEFDKSHSPIRTALVTARNAPAHERVIRTLRAWDVRIDEAFFLGGMSKQEVLKAFGAHIYFDDQAIHTDATSEFVPSARVPYKNSDRLIEIEKED comes from the coding sequence ATGCATAAATTTAAAAACTGTCTGGTTGTCGGCATCTCATCCCGAGCGCTTTTTGATCTGGAAGAGGAAAACCAGATTTTTAATCAAGAAGGGGTAGAAGCCTATACAAAATATCAGATTGAACATGAAAATGATCTGTTAAAACCGGGCACCGGTTTTGCCTTAATTAAGGCCTTGCTGAAGCTCAACCAAATCGGTTCGGAGGAACGGAAAACTGAAATCATTGTGATGTCCCGAAATAATGCCGATAGCAGTCTGCGGATTTTCAATTCGATCAAGCATTACAATTTGGATATCACCCGGGCGGCTCTGGTCAGCGGCGCCTTGCTGGCACCTTATCTGGAGGCCTTCAATACCGATCTGTTTCTATCCGCCAATGAAGAGGATGTGCAGGAGGCCATTAACGCCGGGGTGGCGGCGGGGATCATTTATACCCAACACCTGGCCTACGAAGAAGTCACGGAAATCGACCAGATCCGCATCGCTTTTGATGGGGATGCAGTGCTTTTTTCAGACGAGTCCGAACTTATTTATAAAAGTCAGGGAATTGAAGCCTTTCAGGCCAATGAAATTAAAAATGCCAGAAAACCCCTGCCAGCGGGACCCTTTGCCAAGTTTCTTAAAACCCTGTCGGCCATCCAAAAGGAGTTTGATAAAAGTCATTCACCCATCCGCACGGCTCTGGTCACAGCCAGAAATGCCCCGGCGCACGAGCGGGTCATCCGAACCCTGCGAGCCTGGGATGTAAGAATTGATGAGGCCTTTTTTCTGGGTGGCATGAGCAAGCAAGAAGTATTAAAAGCCTTCGGCGCTCATATTTATTTTGACGACCAGGCCATCCATACCGACGCGACCTCGGAATTTGTCCCTTCTGCCCGGGTGCCTTATAAGAACTCGGACCGGTTGATTGAGATCGAAAAAGAAGACTAA